In a single window of the Rhodopirellula bahusiensis genome:
- a CDS encoding YciI family protein has protein sequence MKYMLMIFGAEEDWTEDERERCMLDSMAICDELAVEGKWLDSSPLHSVTTATSVRVREGKCEVTDGPFVETTEQLGGYYIIDVPTRDEAVAIASRLPPAKKGTVEIRPLLPVPMPMPSLSEDLISLRTKESNAGKDYIVLLYAGEGAWPPEEHSAALEESIRLCHELHEQGSYRAAAPLQSPTTATCVRVRGGSQEIVDGPFPETKEQLGGYFLIHVADLDQAIAVASKIPGARRGTAEIRPLFPLPVPHRSG, from the coding sequence ATGAAATACATGTTGATGATTTTCGGGGCGGAGGAAGATTGGACGGAGGACGAGCGTGAACGCTGCATGCTGGATTCGATGGCGATCTGCGATGAGTTGGCGGTGGAGGGTAAATGGCTGGATTCTTCGCCACTTCATTCCGTCACGACCGCTACCAGTGTTCGTGTGCGAGAAGGCAAGTGCGAAGTGACGGACGGTCCGTTCGTAGAGACGACCGAGCAGTTGGGCGGGTACTACATCATCGATGTGCCCACGCGAGACGAAGCGGTTGCGATCGCGAGTCGGTTGCCACCAGCAAAGAAGGGAACCGTTGAGATTCGTCCCTTGCTGCCAGTTCCCATGCCGATGCCATCGTTGAGCGAGGATTTGATTTCGCTGCGAACGAAGGAGAGCAATGCCGGGAAAGACTACATCGTTCTGCTTTACGCTGGCGAAGGAGCCTGGCCACCGGAAGAACATTCGGCCGCGTTGGAGGAATCCATTCGTCTGTGCCATGAACTGCACGAACAAGGCAGCTATCGAGCTGCGGCGCCGTTGCAGTCGCCGACGACCGCGACATGCGTGCGGGTGCGCGGTGGCAGTCAGGAGATTGTCGACGGTCCGTTTCCGGAAACCAAGGAACAACTCGGCGGCTACTTCTTGATCCACGTCGCGGATCTGGATCAAGCGATCGCGGTCGCGTCGAAGATCCCGGGGGCCAGACGAGGCACGGCGGAGATTCGGCCATTGTTTCCGCTGCCGGTGCCACATCGGTCAGGTTGA
- a CDS encoding PSD1 and planctomycete cytochrome C domain-containing protein: MTLNRQGRSFSRVLLSVFLFTIILGCEATAVDYIKDIEPIFQAHCIDCHGPDEQESQFRLDRLAALISGGNSGEPAVVPGKPGESFLLKLIQHEESGMEMPPDDSLSDSEIESIKTWIAGGAKTPESYGPEKTDIELSHWSFQPVKRSHGSTIDRFIRDKLVANGLTLSPTAERRVLVRRLYLVMLGIPPTPEQVEAFATDESDDAWQNLVERVLASPHYGERWATYWLDLVRFGETHGYEMNRERPTAWQYRDWVIESLNDDKPYDEFVRQQIAGDALGADVATGFLVAGPVDQVKGSDPKLRQTQRMNELDDMINTTGTAFLGLTTGCARCHNHKFDPISQRDYYSMQAVFAGVQHGDRALPPTPETAKRIASLDEEISELTKRLKKFIVIDESKPRPAVNAKRNEEDFEEREARFIRFTIQKTTGGEGCLDELEIYSNGLNVALASSGSKAISSGDFVHPKHKLMHINDARHGNDHSWIVESASGGWVQIELAEPTVIDRIVWSRDRSEKYTDRLPIEYRIDSAMEADNWELLTSSADRQTFAGKTSASPKYQFEKFPSAEAQQGRDWQNRLQAALEEKQQLKKSALAYAGTFVQPGPTHRLYRGEPDAKREQVAPNAIEVFTSLNLSTDAPERDRRLALANWIASKDNPLTARVIVNRLWQFHFGTGLVDTPSDFGLNGSPTSHPELLDWLASELMDHDWSLKHIHRLILNSDTWRQSNRPHEDAIRVDATSRLLWRFPPRRLEAEAIRDSILAVTDVLDLEAAGGPGFSPFEVELENVRHYHAKQAFGPADWRRMIYMTKVRQEREQVFGAFDCPDASMVVAKRSHSTTPLQALNLLNSRFVMQQADLFAKRLENESDTLSQQITRAWRLCFQRKPTDEELADSVSFIEQEGIQQFTRAMLNANEFVFIP; this comes from the coding sequence ATGACGCTCAATCGACAAGGCCGATCTTTCTCTCGGGTCCTTCTTTCTGTCTTTCTCTTCACAATCATCTTGGGTTGTGAAGCCACAGCCGTTGACTACATCAAAGACATTGAACCGATCTTTCAGGCTCATTGCATCGATTGCCATGGACCGGATGAACAGGAAAGCCAGTTTCGCCTGGACCGCCTAGCCGCTCTGATTTCCGGTGGCAACTCCGGCGAACCCGCCGTTGTCCCGGGAAAACCGGGCGAGAGTTTTCTACTGAAACTCATTCAGCACGAAGAATCCGGTATGGAAATGCCGCCCGATGATTCGCTCTCAGATTCTGAAATCGAGTCGATCAAAACGTGGATCGCCGGCGGTGCCAAGACTCCCGAAAGCTACGGACCTGAGAAGACGGACATCGAGCTATCACACTGGTCGTTTCAGCCTGTGAAACGTTCGCACGGAAGTACCATCGATCGTTTCATTCGAGACAAACTGGTGGCCAACGGTTTGACCTTGTCACCGACCGCGGAACGAAGGGTTTTGGTTCGGCGATTGTATCTCGTCATGCTCGGTATCCCGCCAACACCGGAGCAAGTCGAAGCGTTTGCGACCGATGAAAGTGACGACGCCTGGCAGAACCTTGTCGAGCGTGTGCTCGCCAGCCCGCATTACGGCGAGCGATGGGCGACGTATTGGTTGGACCTGGTGCGGTTTGGCGAGACTCACGGCTATGAAATGAACCGTGAACGTCCGACAGCCTGGCAGTATCGCGATTGGGTCATCGAGTCGCTCAATGACGACAAGCCCTATGACGAATTTGTCAGGCAGCAGATCGCTGGCGATGCCCTGGGAGCGGATGTTGCAACCGGGTTCTTGGTTGCTGGTCCGGTCGATCAAGTCAAAGGGTCCGATCCGAAGCTGCGACAGACTCAGCGGATGAACGAGTTGGACGACATGATCAACACCACCGGCACCGCATTCTTGGGCCTGACGACTGGATGCGCACGATGCCACAACCACAAGTTCGATCCGATCAGCCAGCGTGATTACTACTCCATGCAAGCCGTGTTCGCTGGCGTCCAGCATGGCGATCGCGCACTGCCACCTACGCCAGAAACCGCGAAACGAATCGCATCGCTCGATGAGGAGATCTCAGAACTAACCAAACGTTTGAAGAAATTCATCGTCATTGACGAGTCGAAGCCCCGTCCGGCAGTCAACGCAAAGCGAAACGAAGAGGATTTCGAAGAACGAGAAGCCCGGTTCATTCGTTTCACCATTCAGAAAACTACCGGCGGGGAAGGGTGCTTGGATGAACTGGAAATCTATTCCAACGGACTCAATGTCGCTTTGGCGAGCAGCGGTTCCAAGGCAATATCGTCCGGCGACTTCGTGCATCCAAAACACAAATTGATGCACATCAATGATGCTCGCCACGGCAATGACCACAGCTGGATTGTCGAATCAGCCAGTGGCGGTTGGGTACAAATTGAACTCGCCGAACCAACCGTCATCGACCGCATCGTGTGGAGTCGCGATCGCAGCGAAAAGTACACCGACCGATTGCCGATCGAATATCGCATCGACTCCGCCATGGAAGCCGACAACTGGGAATTGCTTACTTCATCGGCGGATCGACAAACGTTTGCTGGCAAAACGTCAGCGAGTCCAAAGTATCAGTTCGAGAAGTTTCCCTCGGCGGAAGCACAGCAAGGACGAGATTGGCAAAACCGTTTGCAGGCGGCTCTCGAAGAAAAACAACAACTCAAGAAGTCAGCGCTCGCTTATGCGGGGACCTTCGTACAGCCCGGGCCAACTCATCGTCTTTATCGCGGCGAGCCGGACGCGAAGCGTGAGCAAGTTGCTCCCAACGCGATCGAAGTCTTCACATCACTGAATTTGTCAACCGATGCTCCCGAACGTGACCGTCGTCTCGCATTGGCAAACTGGATCGCCAGCAAGGACAACCCGCTGACCGCTCGCGTGATCGTCAACCGCTTGTGGCAGTTCCACTTTGGCACGGGACTCGTCGATACGCCAAGTGATTTTGGACTCAACGGATCACCGACCAGTCACCCCGAGCTACTCGATTGGCTGGCCAGCGAACTGATGGACCACGATTGGTCTCTCAAACACATCCATCGGCTCATTCTGAATTCAGACACATGGCGACAAAGCAATCGGCCCCACGAAGATGCTATCCGAGTCGATGCGACCTCTCGGTTGCTATGGCGTTTCCCTCCGCGACGATTGGAGGCGGAAGCCATTCGCGATTCCATTCTTGCCGTCACCGATGTCCTTGATCTTGAGGCCGCCGGTGGGCCAGGATTCAGCCCGTTTGAAGTGGAACTGGAGAACGTGCGGCACTATCACGCAAAGCAGGCGTTTGGCCCAGCAGATTGGCGACGGATGATCTATATGACCAAGGTTCGTCAAGAACGCGAGCAGGTGTTCGGTGCTTTTGATTGTCCCGACGCCAGCATGGTCGTGGCGAAACGCAGTCACTCCACCACGCCACTGCAAGCGTTGAATCTTCTGAACAGCCGATTTGTCATGCAACAAGCCGACCTATTCGCGAAGCGTTTGGAAAATGAATCAGACACACTGTCACAGCAAATCACGCGAGCTTGGCGGTTGTGTTTTCAACGAAAGCCAACCGATGAAGAACTAGCCGATAGCGTCAGTTTCATCGAGCAAGAAGGCATTCAACAATTCACCCGGGCGATGCTGAATGCAAATGAGTTTGTGTTCATTCCGTAA
- a CDS encoding DUF1501 domain-containing protein, with amino-acid sequence MTPFLNRRHFLTQATSGLGSIALASLLNQQRLLADSTPIRPNIDPAKPFASRPPHHPAAAKNVLVIFCAGACSQLDTFDYKPELIKRHGQPMPGAESLVTFQGEQGMLTKSPWAFKPRGQSGKMISELVPQLGELADDMCFLHSLTGKTNTHGPGENFMSTGQTLDGFPSMGAWATWALGTENENLPAYVAIADPRGTPQSSVNNWGPGFLPAAFQGTEFSALKPLDNLDIPAGVSPETDRATRGFLERMNQRHLKQFPGDTELAARISSYQLAARMQLSVPEVTDLSSESKSILREYGADDSQNILKAQFAKNCILARRLIENGVRFVQLFNGAYQTGGEGVSNWDGHKSLHEQYSKHGPVLDQPCAALLRDMKRRGLLKDTLVVWMTEFGRMPTFQKGASGRDHNPEGFTAWMMGAGVKAPFTYGATDEFGYKAVENVSTVYDLHATILHLLGLNHERLTYYHNGFERRLTDVHGHVLNEVLH; translated from the coding sequence ATGACTCCATTCCTAAACCGCAGACACTTTCTCACTCAAGCGACGTCTGGGCTGGGCAGCATCGCTCTGGCGAGCTTGCTTAATCAGCAACGATTGCTCGCTGATTCAACACCAATTCGCCCCAACATCGATCCGGCGAAACCGTTTGCCAGCCGACCTCCGCACCATCCTGCCGCTGCGAAAAACGTGTTGGTGATCTTTTGCGCTGGCGCTTGCAGTCAACTCGATACCTTTGACTACAAACCGGAGCTGATCAAACGCCACGGTCAGCCGATGCCGGGTGCGGAGTCCTTGGTAACGTTTCAAGGCGAACAAGGGATGCTGACCAAGAGTCCGTGGGCGTTCAAACCACGTGGCCAGTCGGGCAAGATGATCTCGGAGCTGGTGCCTCAACTCGGAGAACTTGCCGACGACATGTGCTTTCTCCATTCGTTGACCGGGAAAACCAACACGCACGGGCCCGGCGAAAACTTCATGTCGACTGGTCAAACGCTCGACGGTTTCCCCAGTATGGGAGCGTGGGCGACATGGGCCCTCGGAACCGAAAACGAAAACCTACCCGCCTACGTCGCGATCGCCGATCCGCGTGGCACTCCGCAGTCAAGCGTCAACAACTGGGGACCGGGCTTTCTTCCGGCCGCCTTTCAAGGCACCGAATTCAGTGCCCTCAAACCGCTGGACAACCTAGACATCCCGGCGGGTGTCAGTCCCGAAACCGATCGAGCAACTCGTGGTTTTCTAGAACGGATGAACCAACGGCATCTCAAACAATTTCCGGGTGATACCGAATTGGCAGCCAGGATTTCCAGCTATCAACTCGCGGCGAGGATGCAGTTGAGTGTTCCCGAAGTCACCGACTTATCGAGCGAATCGAAGAGCATCCTGAGGGAATACGGTGCCGACGATTCGCAGAATATTTTGAAGGCACAATTCGCGAAGAACTGTATCCTTGCGCGGCGGCTGATTGAGAACGGTGTCCGCTTTGTGCAGCTTTTCAACGGCGCCTATCAAACCGGAGGCGAAGGTGTGAGCAATTGGGACGGACATAAATCGCTTCACGAACAATACAGCAAGCACGGTCCGGTGCTCGATCAACCCTGCGCCGCTCTGCTGAGAGACATGAAGCGGCGTGGGCTGTTGAAAGACACTTTGGTCGTATGGATGACCGAGTTCGGGCGCATGCCAACTTTTCAGAAAGGAGCAAGCGGGCGTGACCACAATCCGGAAGGCTTCACCGCATGGATGATGGGAGCCGGCGTCAAAGCCCCCTTCACATACGGAGCAACCGACGAATTCGGTTACAAAGCCGTCGAGAATGTCAGCACCGTTTACGACCTCCACGCCACGATTTTGCATCTGTTGGGTTTGAACCACGAGCGGCTCACCTACTATCACAACGGCTTTGAACGTCGCCTGACAGATGTCCATGGCCACGTCCTCAACGAAGTCCTTCATTGA
- a CDS encoding RNA polymerase sigma factor, translated as MSSAQAVSNQIDRIYRTESRKVFATLVRVLGDFDLAEEAMHDAFAAAMEKWSHDGIPDNPAAWLISTGRFKAVDRIRRRRRFDDLQPELVRRIDQIESANHSVAEQDIQDDRLRLIFTCCHPAIDQKVQVPLTLREVCGMTTEEIARAFLLAPSTLAQRIVRGKAKIRDAGIPFSIPNLSELPSRLDAVLSVIYLVFNEGYSATSGDTLLRTDLSAEAIRLARLLLELLPDPEVAGLLALMLLHESRRNARVNEDGDIVLLEDQDRSLWDRNLIEEGSQLLQSSLRTRRIGTYTIQAAISAVHAEAERASETDWSQIVALYDVLLRIQPSPVVELNRAVAIAMRDTPAEGIKQIEAILDAGHLRDHYLAHSARGELLRRMGKQEDAIQAFEQALSLAMNAPEQRFLSQKLAILKDALGS; from the coding sequence ATGAGCTCCGCCCAAGCAGTCTCCAACCAAATCGATCGAATCTACCGAACCGAGTCGAGAAAAGTTTTCGCGACGCTGGTTCGGGTTTTGGGCGATTTTGACTTGGCGGAAGAAGCCATGCACGATGCCTTCGCCGCCGCGATGGAGAAGTGGTCCCACGATGGCATTCCGGACAACCCAGCGGCTTGGTTGATATCAACGGGGCGTTTCAAAGCAGTCGATCGCATTCGCCGCCGACGACGCTTCGATGATTTGCAACCGGAACTGGTTCGGCGAATCGACCAAATTGAATCCGCCAACCATTCGGTCGCCGAGCAAGACATTCAGGACGATCGGCTGAGACTCATCTTCACGTGCTGCCACCCTGCGATCGACCAAAAGGTCCAAGTTCCGCTGACCTTGCGAGAAGTTTGTGGGATGACCACCGAGGAAATTGCTCGAGCGTTCCTGCTGGCACCATCCACGTTGGCTCAACGGATTGTCCGAGGCAAAGCCAAAATTCGCGACGCAGGAATTCCGTTCTCGATTCCCAATCTGTCCGAACTCCCTTCGCGTTTGGACGCCGTGCTGTCCGTCATCTATCTGGTTTTCAACGAAGGCTATTCGGCGACGAGCGGCGACACGCTGCTGCGAACCGATCTGTCAGCGGAAGCCATCCGATTGGCTCGGCTGTTGTTGGAACTCCTGCCTGATCCCGAAGTCGCAGGTTTGCTCGCGTTGATGTTGTTGCACGAGTCACGTCGCAATGCACGAGTGAATGAAGACGGCGACATCGTTTTGCTGGAGGATCAAGATCGTTCTTTGTGGGACCGGAACTTGATCGAAGAAGGCAGTCAGTTGTTGCAGAGTTCGCTCCGTACTCGACGGATTGGAACCTACACGATTCAGGCAGCAATTTCGGCCGTGCATGCCGAAGCCGAACGAGCCAGTGAGACCGACTGGTCACAGATCGTTGCGCTGTACGACGTGTTGCTGCGAATCCAGCCCTCGCCGGTCGTCGAACTCAATCGCGCCGTCGCCATTGCAATGCGAGACACGCCAGCGGAAGGCATAAAGCAAATCGAAGCAATTCTTGATGCCGGCCATCTTCGCGATCACTACTTGGCCCACTCCGCACGGGGCGAATTGTTGCGGCGGATGGGCAAGCAGGAAGATGCCATCCAAGCGTTCGAACAAGCACTCTCGCTAGCAATGAACGCCCCGGAACAAAGATTCCTGAGTCAGAAGCTGGCAATCCTAAAAGACGCCCTCGGCAGTTGA
- a CDS encoding SgcJ/EcaC family oxidoreductase encodes MRVMVMVKASESSEAGKMPDEKLLTDMGNFNEKLVEAGIMKAGEGLKPSSQGIRVHFQGSDRTVTDGPFAETKELIAGYWIWEVSSMSEAIDWVRRCPNPMMEDSDIEIRPIFEMADFGDEMTPELREQEAAIERKTQNDAEAEVRRMVHQWTKALEARDYDGLVANYTEDSVLYGGIPPYKTVGPQNIRKLWEGCLPHFPEFKSVHQNLTFEVGDDVAFVHGLHQFQTSPTDHPAGQSWMRVTICFRKMHGQWRVLHEHVSLPFNPMTNEAWKIKDPAVLDEPSYGADACT; translated from the coding sequence ATGCGAGTCATGGTGATGGTGAAGGCGTCCGAGAGTTCAGAAGCGGGGAAGATGCCCGACGAAAAACTGCTGACCGACATGGGGAACTTCAACGAAAAGCTGGTCGAAGCCGGGATCATGAAAGCCGGTGAAGGATTGAAGCCGAGCTCCCAGGGAATTCGCGTCCACTTTCAAGGAAGCGACCGAACGGTAACGGACGGACCATTCGCGGAAACGAAAGAACTGATCGCTGGCTATTGGATCTGGGAAGTCAGTTCGATGAGCGAAGCGATCGATTGGGTGCGGCGTTGTCCGAATCCGATGATGGAAGATTCTGACATTGAGATTCGTCCGATCTTTGAGATGGCAGATTTCGGCGACGAGATGACGCCGGAGTTGCGAGAGCAGGAAGCTGCCATTGAGCGAAAAACGCAGAATGACGCGGAAGCCGAAGTACGACGAATGGTTCATCAATGGACCAAGGCGTTGGAAGCTCGTGACTACGACGGTTTGGTCGCGAATTACACCGAGGATTCAGTGCTGTACGGGGGTATTCCACCGTACAAGACCGTTGGACCACAGAACATTCGCAAGCTTTGGGAAGGTTGCTTGCCGCACTTTCCTGAATTCAAATCGGTTCATCAAAATCTGACGTTCGAGGTCGGCGACGATGTCGCCTTCGTTCATGGTTTGCATCAATTCCAAACCTCCCCGACGGATCATCCCGCCGGGCAATCGTGGATGAGAGTGACAATTTGTTTTCGGAAAATGCACGGGCAGTGGAGGGTGTTGCACGAACACGTGTCGTTGCCCTTTAATCCGATGACCAATGAGGCGTGGAAGATCAAAGATCCCGCTGTTTTGGACGAGCCCTCGTATGGTGCAGATGCCTGCACTTGA
- a CDS encoding DUF1579 domain-containing protein, translating into MFAKPQSEHQWIEQILGEWEFDHDCKMPDGSSTTTHGKMSCRSLGGMWVICESGGESAEGEPWSSIMTLGFDTADGHYVGAFVGSMMSNIWPYEGCLDESGKKLLLSSRGPAFDGAGKANYRDTIHILDKDTWMMTSELQDENGQWVEFMSGKHTRC; encoded by the coding sequence ATGTTTGCCAAACCACAATCCGAGCACCAATGGATCGAGCAAATCCTCGGCGAATGGGAATTCGACCACGACTGCAAAATGCCGGATGGTTCCAGCACGACCACGCACGGCAAAATGTCCTGCCGATCGCTGGGAGGCATGTGGGTGATCTGCGAGAGCGGCGGTGAATCTGCGGAAGGCGAACCTTGGTCGTCGATCATGACGCTGGGGTTTGACACAGCGGACGGTCACTACGTCGGGGCCTTTGTAGGATCCATGATGTCGAACATTTGGCCGTACGAAGGCTGCTTGGACGAGTCCGGCAAAAAGTTGCTGCTGAGCTCGCGTGGTCCCGCTTTCGATGGGGCAGGAAAAGCGAACTATCGAGACACGATTCACATCCTCGATAAAGACACGTGGATGATGACCAGCGAACTGCAAGACGAAAACGGTCAGTGGGTTGAGTTCATGAGTGGCAAGCACACACGTTGCTAG
- a CDS encoding alpha-amylase family glycosyl hydrolase, with product MFDSLHRTVAQRLIVIRGREMGQTALLDGMEEKAAEQSQVAKSGMGAIVHDDGVAFRVWAPNADRVSVVGTFNDWQSETTPLKREEHGTWYVDVANAKAGDEYKYRITRGDNSFDRIDPYAREVTNSIGNAVVYEDTFDWKHPTFHRPTQNELVIYEMHIGTFHRDDPDQPGTFSDAVAKFKHLKELGINAIQIMPVAEFAGDLSWGYNPAHIFAVEQAYGGPDALKAFVDAAHEAGFAVIIDVVYNHFGPSDLDLWQFDGWSENDKGGIYFYQDHRSNTPWGDTRPDYGRGEVRQFIHDNAMTWMREYHADGLRYDMTAYIRTVSGIGNDDIAEGWGLMQWINRDLRDEFPGCYLIAEDLQTNNWLTKTEDQGGAGFTTQWDAAFVHPIRAAVQEIDDAHRDMWAVRDALCHRYNGDAFQRVVYSESHDEVANGKSRVPSEIDAEDPESRFAKKRTILAAALALTAPGVPMLFQGQEMLEDDWFEDTDPLEWERTRRLRGIKRLFRDLIHLRLNKDGLSKGLTGQHIVMHHVNENDKVVAFVRRAEDPQDDVLVLANFANRSWDQYEIGFPDSGDWQLKLNTDWSGYDQDFDDHPVEHVDATDQPYDGLAARAEVSFGAYAVLVYTRK from the coding sequence ATGTTTGATTCGCTGCACCGGACAGTTGCTCAGCGTTTGATCGTCATTAGAGGACGTGAGATGGGACAGACTGCGTTGTTGGACGGAATGGAAGAAAAGGCGGCTGAACAGTCGCAAGTCGCCAAGTCAGGAATGGGGGCCATCGTTCACGACGACGGAGTTGCCTTCCGAGTTTGGGCACCCAACGCGGATCGCGTGAGCGTGGTCGGCACGTTTAACGATTGGCAATCAGAAACCACTCCGCTGAAGCGAGAAGAGCACGGGACTTGGTACGTCGACGTTGCCAATGCGAAAGCGGGTGACGAATACAAGTACAGAATCACCCGAGGCGACAACTCCTTTGATCGCATCGACCCGTACGCCCGCGAAGTCACCAACTCGATCGGCAACGCGGTCGTCTACGAGGACACATTCGATTGGAAGCATCCGACCTTTCACCGGCCGACTCAGAACGAGTTGGTGATCTACGAGATGCACATCGGAACGTTTCATCGAGACGATCCGGATCAACCGGGGACGTTCTCCGATGCGGTTGCGAAGTTCAAGCATCTCAAAGAGCTCGGAATCAACGCGATTCAGATCATGCCGGTCGCCGAGTTCGCTGGGGATCTTTCGTGGGGCTACAACCCAGCGCACATCTTTGCGGTCGAACAGGCTTATGGTGGTCCGGACGCGTTGAAAGCGTTTGTCGACGCAGCACATGAAGCTGGTTTCGCGGTGATTATCGACGTTGTCTACAACCACTTTGGCCCCAGCGATTTGGATTTGTGGCAGTTCGATGGTTGGAGTGAGAACGACAAGGGCGGCATCTATTTCTATCAAGACCACCGGTCCAACACGCCTTGGGGCGACACGCGACCTGACTACGGTCGCGGCGAAGTTCGCCAGTTCATCCACGACAACGCAATGACGTGGATGCGGGAATACCATGCTGATGGTTTGCGGTATGACATGACCGCCTACATTCGTACGGTCTCCGGTATCGGCAACGACGACATCGCGGAAGGCTGGGGATTGATGCAGTGGATCAATCGCGATTTGCGAGACGAGTTCCCGGGGTGCTACTTGATCGCGGAAGACTTGCAGACCAACAACTGGTTAACCAAGACGGAAGATCAAGGCGGTGCGGGTTTCACTACCCAGTGGGACGCGGCCTTCGTTCACCCGATCCGAGCGGCGGTGCAAGAGATCGACGATGCACATCGAGACATGTGGGCGGTGCGAGACGCGTTGTGTCATCGATACAACGGCGACGCTTTCCAACGAGTCGTGTACAGCGAATCGCATGACGAAGTTGCCAACGGCAAGTCTCGCGTTCCCAGCGAGATCGATGCGGAAGATCCTGAAAGCCGCTTTGCAAAAAAGCGAACGATCCTGGCAGCGGCTTTGGCGCTGACTGCACCGGGAGTTCCGATGTTGTTTCAAGGCCAAGAGATGTTGGAAGACGATTGGTTCGAGGACACGGATCCGCTCGAGTGGGAACGGACTCGCCGCCTTCGAGGAATCAAACGTCTGTTCCGTGATCTCATTCACTTGCGTTTGAACAAAGACGGTTTGTCAAAAGGGTTGACGGGCCAACACATCGTGATGCATCACGTCAATGAAAATGACAAGGTCGTCGCATTCGTGCGGCGTGCCGAGGATCCTCAAGACGACGTTTTGGTGCTGGCCAACTTTGCCAATCGATCTTGGGATCAATACGAAATCGGTTTTCCCGATTCAGGGGATTGGCAATTGAAGCTGAACACCGATTGGTCCGGCTACGATCAAGACTTCGACGATCACCCGGTTGAACATGTCGATGCGACGGACCAGCCGTACGATGGTTTGGCAGCGAGAGCCGAAGTGTCGTTCGGTGCTTACGCTGTGCTGGTGTACACGCGGAAGTGA
- a CDS encoding exopolysaccharide biosynthesis protein: protein MSTDHNAPIEQIIHQIDEVAENNEQVKFGQVMDAVGRKSFASLLLIVGAIMVLPGPADIPGVPVLLGTMVVILCGQMLADADHVWIPGWMERWEIGQSKVQKMLDWLRKPASWIDSMTAQRWTWMMNHATISTLAVAAILVAMSTPVLEFIPFSANLAGGAIFAFALSILARDGLLAGVAVCIALATFGLVGYQLLG, encoded by the coding sequence ATGAGTACCGATCACAACGCCCCCATTGAACAGATCATCCATCAGATCGATGAAGTCGCCGAGAACAACGAACAGGTGAAATTCGGCCAGGTCATGGACGCTGTTGGACGAAAGTCGTTCGCGTCGTTGCTGCTGATCGTGGGCGCGATCATGGTGTTGCCCGGCCCCGCTGATATCCCGGGCGTCCCCGTATTGCTGGGGACAATGGTGGTCATCTTGTGCGGCCAAATGCTGGCTGATGCCGACCACGTTTGGATCCCTGGTTGGATGGAACGATGGGAGATCGGTCAAAGCAAAGTCCAAAAAATGTTGGATTGGTTGCGCAAGCCTGCGTCCTGGATCGACAGCATGACCGCCCAGCGATGGACTTGGATGATGAATCACGCCACGATCAGCACGCTGGCGGTGGCCGCGATTTTGGTGGCGATGAGCACGCCGGTTTTGGAATTCATTCCATTCAGCGCCAACCTGGCCGGAGGAGCCATTTTCGCATTCGCTTTGTCGATCCTGGCTCGCGATGGTTTGCTGGCGGGAGTCGCTGTCTGCATCGCGCTGGCCACGTTTGGCTTGGTGGGATACCAGTTGCTTGGGTGA